One window of Trifolium pratense cultivar HEN17-A07 linkage group LG5, ARS_RC_1.1, whole genome shotgun sequence genomic DNA carries:
- the LOC123884668 gene encoding 60S ribosomal protein L27-like, with the protein MVKFLKPNKAVIILQGRYAGKKAVIVKNFDDGTRERAYGHALVTGIKKYPAKVIKKDSAKKTAKKSRVKAFVKLVNYQHLMPTRYTLDVDLKEVVTVDVLQSKDKKVTALKEAKKRFEERFKTGKNRWFFTKLRF; encoded by the coding sequence ATGGTGAAATTCTTGAAGCCGAACAAGGCGGTGATCATTCTTCAAGGCCGTTACGCCGGGAAGAAAGCCGTAATCGTGAAGAATTTCGACGACGGAACTCGCGAACGTGCTTATGGCCACGCTTTAGTTACTGGAATAAAGAAATATCCAGCAAAGGTTATCAAGAAAGATTCGGCGAAGAAAACTGCGAAGAAATCGCGTGTGAAAGCTTTTGTGAAGCTTGTGAATTATCAACATCTTATGCCAACTCGTTACACTCTTGATGTTGATCTTAAAGAAGTTGTTACTGTTGATGTTCTTCAGAGTAAGGATAAGAAAGTTACTGCTTTGAAGGAGGCGAAGAAGAGATTCGAAGAAAGGTTTAAGACTGGGAAGAATCGTTGGTTTTTCACTAAGCTCAGGTTTTGA
- the LOC123887205 gene encoding D-aminoacyl-tRNA deacylase isoform X1, producing MMPLQTQSLWPCRFACVGLHNNNRRSRTSATTVRVRAMRAVVQRVESASVEVEGRIVSEIGPGLLVLVGIHDSDTESDADYICRKVLNMRLFPNEDTGKAWDHSVVQKNYQVLLGKVCNHHNFQRFLSQFTLYGFLKGNKPDFHVAMAPQRAKPFYASLVDRFRNAYNSDAIKDGVFGAMMKVNLVNDGPVTMQLDSQSPKNTVDAAKS from the exons atgatgcCATTGCAAACGCAATCCTTGTGGCCTTGTAGATTTGCTTGCGTAGGCTTACACAACAATAACAGAAGAAGCAGAACAAGTGCAACAACAGTGAGAGTGAGAGCAATGCGTGCGGTGGTTCAGCGCGTGGAATCTGCTTCCGTCGAAGTCGAAGGTCGCATCGTATCAGAGATTGGTCCCGGTCTTCTCGTTCTCGTCGGAATTCATGATTCCGATACCGAATCCGACGCCGATTACAT ATGTCGAAAGGTGTTGAACATGAGACTATTCCCAAATGAAGATACTGGTAAAGCATGGGACCACAGTGTTGTGCAGAAAAATTATCAGGTTTTACTTGGTAAAGTATGCAACCACCACAATTTTCAAAGATTTT TGAGTCAATTTACGTTGTATGGATTCTTGAAGGGTAACAAGCCAGATTTCCATGTGGCAATGGCGCCTCAAAGAGCCAAGCCCTTCTATGCCTCTTTAGTGGACAGGTTTAGGAATGCCTATAACTCCGATGCAATCAAGG ATGGTGTATTTGGAGCTATGATGAAG GTAAATTTGGTTAATGATGGACCGGTTACCATGCAGCTTGATTCACAGTCACCCAA AAATACAGTTGATGCAGCAAAATCTTGA
- the LOC123887205 gene encoding D-aminoacyl-tRNA deacylase isoform X2: protein MMPLQTQSLWPCRFACVGLHNNNRRSRTSATTVRVRAMRAVVQRVESASVEVEGRIVSEIGPGLLVLVGIHDSDTESDADYICRKVLNMRLFPNEDTGKAWDHSVVQKNYQVLLVSQFTLYGFLKGNKPDFHVAMAPQRAKPFYASLVDRFRNAYNSDAIKDGVFGAMMKVNLVNDGPVTMQLDSQSPKNTVDAAKS, encoded by the exons atgatgcCATTGCAAACGCAATCCTTGTGGCCTTGTAGATTTGCTTGCGTAGGCTTACACAACAATAACAGAAGAAGCAGAACAAGTGCAACAACAGTGAGAGTGAGAGCAATGCGTGCGGTGGTTCAGCGCGTGGAATCTGCTTCCGTCGAAGTCGAAGGTCGCATCGTATCAGAGATTGGTCCCGGTCTTCTCGTTCTCGTCGGAATTCATGATTCCGATACCGAATCCGACGCCGATTACAT ATGTCGAAAGGTGTTGAACATGAGACTATTCCCAAATGAAGATACTGGTAAAGCATGGGACCACAGTGTTGTGCAGAAAAATTATCAGGTTTTACTTG TGAGTCAATTTACGTTGTATGGATTCTTGAAGGGTAACAAGCCAGATTTCCATGTGGCAATGGCGCCTCAAAGAGCCAAGCCCTTCTATGCCTCTTTAGTGGACAGGTTTAGGAATGCCTATAACTCCGATGCAATCAAGG ATGGTGTATTTGGAGCTATGATGAAG GTAAATTTGGTTAATGATGGACCGGTTACCATGCAGCTTGATTCACAGTCACCCAA AAATACAGTTGATGCAGCAAAATCTTGA
- the LOC123887205 gene encoding D-aminoacyl-tRNA deacylase isoform X3: protein MMPLQTQSLWPCRFACVGLHNNNRRSRTSATTVRVRAMRAVVQRVESASVEVEGRIVSEIGPGLLVLVGIHDSDTESDADYICRKVLNMRLFPNEDTGKAWDHSVVQKNYQVLLVSQFTLYGFLKGNKPDFHVAMAPQRAKPFYASLVDRFRNAYNSDAIKDGVFGAMMKVNLVNDGPVTMQLDSQSPK from the exons atgatgcCATTGCAAACGCAATCCTTGTGGCCTTGTAGATTTGCTTGCGTAGGCTTACACAACAATAACAGAAGAAGCAGAACAAGTGCAACAACAGTGAGAGTGAGAGCAATGCGTGCGGTGGTTCAGCGCGTGGAATCTGCTTCCGTCGAAGTCGAAGGTCGCATCGTATCAGAGATTGGTCCCGGTCTTCTCGTTCTCGTCGGAATTCATGATTCCGATACCGAATCCGACGCCGATTACAT ATGTCGAAAGGTGTTGAACATGAGACTATTCCCAAATGAAGATACTGGTAAAGCATGGGACCACAGTGTTGTGCAGAAAAATTATCAGGTTTTACTTG TGAGTCAATTTACGTTGTATGGATTCTTGAAGGGTAACAAGCCAGATTTCCATGTGGCAATGGCGCCTCAAAGAGCCAAGCCCTTCTATGCCTCTTTAGTGGACAGGTTTAGGAATGCCTATAACTCCGATGCAATCAAGG ATGGTGTATTTGGAGCTATGATGAAG GTAAATTTGGTTAATGATGGACCGGTTACCATGCAGCTTGATTCACAGTCACCCAAGTGA
- the LOC123887205 gene encoding D-aminoacyl-tRNA deacylase isoform X4 gives MMPLQTQSLWPCRFACVGLHNNNRRSRTSATTVRVRAMRAVVQRVESASVEVEGRIVSEIGPGLLVLVGIHDSDTESDADYICRKVLNMRLFPNEDTGKAWDHSVVQKNYQVLLGKVCNHHNFQRFLSQFTLYGFLKGNKPDFHVAMAPQRAKPFYASLVDRWCIWSYDEGKFG, from the exons atgatgcCATTGCAAACGCAATCCTTGTGGCCTTGTAGATTTGCTTGCGTAGGCTTACACAACAATAACAGAAGAAGCAGAACAAGTGCAACAACAGTGAGAGTGAGAGCAATGCGTGCGGTGGTTCAGCGCGTGGAATCTGCTTCCGTCGAAGTCGAAGGTCGCATCGTATCAGAGATTGGTCCCGGTCTTCTCGTTCTCGTCGGAATTCATGATTCCGATACCGAATCCGACGCCGATTACAT ATGTCGAAAGGTGTTGAACATGAGACTATTCCCAAATGAAGATACTGGTAAAGCATGGGACCACAGTGTTGTGCAGAAAAATTATCAGGTTTTACTTGGTAAAGTATGCAACCACCACAATTTTCAAAGATTTT TGAGTCAATTTACGTTGTATGGATTCTTGAAGGGTAACAAGCCAGATTTCCATGTGGCAATGGCGCCTCAAAGAGCCAAGCCCTTCTATGCCTCTTTAGTGGACAG ATGGTGTATTTGGAGCTATGATGAAG GTAAATTTGGTTAA
- the LOC123887205 gene encoding D-aminoacyl-tRNA deacylase isoform X5, with protein sequence MMPLQTQSLWPCRFACVGLHNNNRRSRTSATTVRVRAMRAVVQRVESASVEVEGRIVSEIGPGLLVLVGIHDSDTESDADYICRKVLNMRLFPNEDTGKAWDHSVVQKNYQVLLVSQFTLYGFLKGNKPDFHVAMAPQRAKPFYASLVDRWCIWSYDEGKFG encoded by the exons atgatgcCATTGCAAACGCAATCCTTGTGGCCTTGTAGATTTGCTTGCGTAGGCTTACACAACAATAACAGAAGAAGCAGAACAAGTGCAACAACAGTGAGAGTGAGAGCAATGCGTGCGGTGGTTCAGCGCGTGGAATCTGCTTCCGTCGAAGTCGAAGGTCGCATCGTATCAGAGATTGGTCCCGGTCTTCTCGTTCTCGTCGGAATTCATGATTCCGATACCGAATCCGACGCCGATTACAT ATGTCGAAAGGTGTTGAACATGAGACTATTCCCAAATGAAGATACTGGTAAAGCATGGGACCACAGTGTTGTGCAGAAAAATTATCAGGTTTTACTTG TGAGTCAATTTACGTTGTATGGATTCTTGAAGGGTAACAAGCCAGATTTCCATGTGGCAATGGCGCCTCAAAGAGCCAAGCCCTTCTATGCCTCTTTAGTGGACAG ATGGTGTATTTGGAGCTATGATGAAG GTAAATTTGGTTAA